In a genomic window of Puniceicoccaceae bacterium:
- a CDS encoding TonB-dependent receptor — MRSRPNSLFCRSHLLVFLLGACVSSPAFANDGDAILTLDAYQVVSTATRTERSLLDLPVKMEVLGADLFFTFNAGDIATALDYLPGARVEANCQNCGTTEVKLLGLGAGYNRLLFDGQPLFSGLAAVYGLEHISTSFIERIEVVKGGASSLYGAGAVAGVINLIPQEPFVNGVDISATFEQVDGASSMLVAGKKDWFAGFRQHAGTVYGDVRKSDAVDLNGDGFTDITEKDYYSVGTHFWVYPTSTGRIRVNYAYTWEERRSGDRFDLAPHETQITEALEHRWHRGGVFWDQELSEHFRYKVGASLSDVERDSYYGGVGSVALPGSAGYDEQEYLAAVEQAKMLYGMTRSERLYLDSLGTLQLPRHTLSFGVQYQRDAVFDEKRNHLGQPLRSDGTVAAFSGEDAIADDVFDNLGVFLQDEWDPSADWTLILGLRSDKHSQLADWVWSPRAAVRLTATEALTLRASVSTGFRAPEIFDEDFHIEILEDPTRVRNGAGLKEERSVSYATGFVWTPAFAENQLQVDLELYRTEISDVFHVPDLVFIDADGLAFKERVNAGGAVVQGTELNMRYRFLPHFSVEAGVALNDARFEEPAEILDGVFERRFTEAPRWTGRLQFSYLNEALLDVFLGVRYTGSMIAVNETEAWVNQATDPFWVMDLSFTKHIALGEGERAAHIDLGFGVRNLWDERQKDLSSGAERDAGYFYGPRSPRSFFVSVRTHF; from the coding sequence ATGCGATCCAGACCAAATTCACTCTTTTGTCGCTCACACCTGCTGGTATTCCTACTGGGTGCGTGCGTTAGCTCTCCTGCTTTTGCCAACGACGGCGATGCGATTCTTACGCTCGATGCGTATCAGGTGGTGTCGACGGCGACGCGCACGGAGCGAAGTCTGTTGGATCTGCCCGTGAAGATGGAAGTGCTGGGCGCAGACTTGTTTTTCACCTTCAACGCTGGCGATATTGCCACTGCTCTCGACTACTTGCCGGGTGCCAGGGTGGAAGCCAATTGCCAGAACTGTGGCACCACAGAAGTGAAACTCCTCGGGCTTGGCGCTGGCTACAACCGGCTTTTGTTTGATGGACAACCATTGTTTTCAGGTCTGGCAGCGGTCTACGGACTCGAGCACATTTCAACCTCGTTCATCGAGCGTATTGAGGTGGTCAAGGGAGGTGCGTCATCGCTCTATGGTGCAGGGGCGGTTGCGGGTGTGATCAACCTGATTCCGCAAGAACCCTTTGTGAATGGGGTGGATATTTCGGCAACCTTTGAGCAGGTGGATGGGGCGTCGTCAATGCTCGTGGCAGGGAAGAAGGACTGGTTCGCAGGATTCCGCCAGCATGCGGGTACCGTGTATGGTGATGTGCGAAAGAGCGATGCGGTGGATCTGAATGGGGATGGGTTTACTGACATTACGGAAAAAGACTACTATTCGGTTGGCACCCATTTTTGGGTCTACCCTACGTCGACTGGACGCATCCGGGTGAATTACGCCTACACTTGGGAGGAGCGCCGCAGTGGAGATCGCTTCGATCTCGCGCCGCATGAGACTCAGATCACGGAGGCACTTGAGCACCGCTGGCATCGGGGCGGTGTATTCTGGGACCAGGAACTGAGTGAGCACTTTCGTTACAAAGTCGGAGCTTCCTTGTCGGATGTCGAGCGCGACAGCTACTACGGGGGAGTGGGGTCAGTTGCCTTACCGGGCAGTGCAGGCTATGACGAGCAGGAATACCTGGCGGCAGTGGAGCAGGCCAAGATGCTCTATGGAATGACGCGCAGCGAGCGACTGTATCTGGACTCGCTGGGTACCTTGCAGTTACCGCGTCATACGCTCTCCTTTGGCGTCCAGTATCAACGGGATGCGGTATTTGATGAAAAAAGGAATCATCTCGGACAGCCGCTGCGCAGTGACGGCACGGTGGCCGCTTTTTCGGGTGAAGATGCAATTGCTGACGACGTTTTTGACAACCTGGGTGTATTTTTGCAGGACGAATGGGATCCCAGTGCGGACTGGACGCTCATCCTCGGGCTGCGGAGCGACAAGCACTCACAGCTGGCGGATTGGGTTTGGTCTCCGCGGGCGGCAGTTCGCTTGACCGCAACAGAAGCACTGACGCTGCGCGCGTCGGTGTCGACGGGATTTCGTGCACCGGAGATTTTTGACGAAGATTTTCACATTGAAATCCTTGAGGATCCCACGAGGGTGCGCAATGGAGCGGGGTTGAAGGAGGAGCGCTCGGTCTCATACGCTACGGGATTTGTGTGGACTCCCGCTTTTGCGGAGAATCAGTTGCAAGTGGATCTGGAACTGTACCGCACTGAGATCTCGGATGTGTTTCATGTTCCAGATCTCGTTTTCATCGATGCGGACGGACTGGCTTTTAAGGAGCGTGTGAATGCGGGTGGAGCGGTTGTTCAGGGAACGGAACTCAACATGCGCTATCGCTTTCTGCCGCATTTCAGTGTGGAAGCAGGTGTTGCTTTGAATGATGCCCGCTTTGAAGAGCCTGCCGAGATTCTGGATGGAGTTTTTGAGCGCCGCTTTACCGAAGCTCCGCGATGGACCGGCAGGCTGCAGTTTTCCTATCTGAACGAAGCCTTGTTGGACGTTTTTCTCGGAGTACGCTATACAGGGTCGATGATTGCCGTAAACGAGACGGAAGCATGGGTAAATCAAGCAACCGATCCATTTTGGGTGATGGACTTGTCCTTTACCAAACACATCGCGCTCGGAGAAGGCGAGAGGGCGGCCCACATTGATCTTGGTTTTGGGGTGCGCAACCTTTGGGATGAACGCCAGAAGGATCTGAGCAGTGGAGCTGAACGGGATGCGGGATACTTTTACGGACCACGCTCACCTCGGAGTTTCTTCGTGAGCGTGCGAACCCATTTTTAG
- a CDS encoding Rrf2 family transcriptional regulator: MKLSLQSDFALRVLMHAAVRGNVRTTVDEVASAHGISRNHLVKVVHRLGKAGYLHTQKGSGGGFTLAREPGRINVGEVVRLGESDDRVIDCQHRGVSCRLRPSCNLKRVLDEAADMFFRVLERYTLEDLISGKSEQFRTILGDSDDSDAVN, encoded by the coding sequence ATGAAACTCAGCCTTCAATCTGATTTTGCGCTGCGCGTGCTCATGCACGCTGCGGTGAGAGGTAATGTGCGTACCACTGTGGATGAAGTTGCGAGCGCTCACGGTATCTCGCGCAATCACCTGGTCAAGGTTGTGCATCGCCTGGGAAAGGCGGGTTATCTGCATACGCAGAAAGGAAGTGGTGGAGGCTTCACTCTGGCACGGGAACCTGGACGGATCAATGTGGGTGAGGTGGTGCGTCTTGGGGAATCGGATGATCGTGTGATCGATTGCCAGCACCGTGGAGTGTCGTGTCGCTTGCGTCCCTCCTGCAACCTGAAGCGGGTGCTCGACGAAGCGGCGGACATGTTTTTTAGGGTACTTGAACGCTATACGTTGGAGGACCTGATATCGGGGAAATCGGAGCAGTTTCGCACGATTCTTGGGGATTCCGATGACTCGGATGCGGTGAATTGA
- the ric gene encoding iron-sulfur cluster repair di-iron protein has translation MSEINEQSTVAAWVRAMPIRAGIFENLGIDYCCGGKKPLADVCARKGLDVKTVVSMLKALDAVSDSEGIDVEQLSLRELCDHIERQHHDWLRQELPRLDFMTEKVARVHGDSEPRLVEIRKVFESFGPDLVEHTVEEESSVFPLIRKLESNPGEAKIIAENLRSAIQKLEAEHDQAGSALERFSELTDRYQPPEWACNTFRALYDTLERLERNMHQHVHKENNILFPAALAMAANR, from the coding sequence ATGTCTGAAATCAACGAACAATCTACAGTTGCAGCTTGGGTTCGCGCCATGCCTATCCGTGCTGGCATCTTCGAGAATCTGGGCATCGACTATTGCTGCGGTGGCAAAAAGCCGCTGGCCGATGTCTGCGCCCGCAAAGGTCTTGACGTCAAAACAGTCGTTTCGATGCTCAAGGCGCTCGATGCAGTCTCGGATTCCGAGGGCATCGACGTCGAACAACTTTCGCTGCGCGAACTCTGTGATCACATTGAACGCCAACACCATGACTGGTTGAGGCAGGAGCTTCCACGCCTCGATTTCATGACCGAGAAGGTGGCGCGCGTTCACGGTGACAGCGAGCCACGGCTAGTCGAGATCCGCAAAGTCTTCGAGTCGTTTGGTCCGGACCTCGTCGAACACACCGTTGAGGAGGAATCCAGTGTGTTCCCGCTGATTCGCAAACTGGAGTCCAATCCAGGCGAAGCGAAAATCATCGCGGAGAACCTGCGCAGTGCCATTCAGAAGCTTGAAGCGGAACACGACCAGGCTGGCTCGGCACTCGAGCGTTTCTCCGAACTGACGGATCGCTACCAGCCTCCCGAGTGGGCCTGCAACACCTTCCGCGCACTCTACGACACGCTCGAGCGACTCGAACGCAACATGCACCAGCATGTGCACAAGGAAAACAACATCCTGTTTCCCGCCGCACTTGCGATGGCAGCGAATCGCTGA
- a CDS encoding putative zinc-binding protein encodes MKVSRPETPPDAQPLIYSCSGCSSAAQLANHLAVRMDRLGEAEMSCIAGLGGDVKPLVRTALRAVESGRPIVMIDGCALKCGHHILARHGITADLHWDLGKKKVRKEKHVDFDPSQAKELEIELQQSMQTIKRLSDEPSQV; translated from the coding sequence ATGAAGGTATCCCGTCCAGAAACACCACCTGACGCACAGCCATTGATCTATTCCTGCTCGGGATGTTCCAGTGCGGCCCAGTTGGCCAATCACCTCGCCGTGCGCATGGATCGATTGGGTGAGGCCGAAATGTCGTGCATCGCCGGCCTCGGGGGTGACGTGAAACCTTTGGTGAGAACAGCATTGCGTGCAGTCGAATCGGGCCGACCCATTGTCATGATCGATGGATGCGCACTCAAATGCGGCCATCACATCCTGGCGCGCCACGGCATCACCGCTGACCTGCACTGGGATCTCGGAAAGAAAAAGGTCAGAAAGGAGAAACACGTCGATTTTGACCCTTCGCAGGCGAAGGAACTCGAAATCGAACTGCAACAGAGCATGCAAACCATCAAGCGTTTGTCCGATGAACCCTCTCAAGTCTAA
- a CDS encoding pyridoxamine 5'-phosphate oxidase family protein → MNPLKSKFPNTITTPPFSGTARSVIDTSQWFSIATTGAQGPHLAACWTRNILALGYSDQTISIPVWRLQQTERNLTKDPRMQLLFVSSKVVRAAGPGQGLTVSGTGTIHRAGPLFEEARQTLQWIHGVLMLSIHSWNLHLP, encoded by the coding sequence ATGAACCCTCTCAAGTCTAAATTCCCAAACACGATCACAACTCCGCCGTTCAGCGGAACCGCCCGCTCGGTGATTGACACTTCCCAATGGTTTTCCATTGCGACAACGGGTGCCCAGGGTCCTCACCTCGCAGCATGCTGGACACGCAACATTCTCGCCCTCGGGTATTCGGACCAGACCATTTCCATTCCGGTTTGGCGTTTGCAGCAAACGGAACGAAATTTGACCAAGGATCCCCGTATGCAATTACTCTTTGTTTCGTCAAAAGTGGTGCGTGCTGCGGGTCCCGGGCAGGGTCTGACCGTTTCCGGAACGGGAACCATTCACCGGGCAGGTCCGCTTTTTGAAGAAGCACGGCAAACCCTTCAATGGATTCACGGAGTTCTGATGCTTTCGATTCATTCGTGGAATCTGCATTTGCCCTAG
- a CDS encoding PAS domain-containing protein translates to MKLIEPAIPEYGLALPEEHPVRIYLEENAHLGRLLDELEPVDPLSDYQLVYNLFNQVACVDIRYTRKENQLFPYLEKRGWYGPSQGMWSFQDENRKLIKQVRRRLESGKLDHLHAEIRTMIAELRRMREIEESRLFPLALEILLPEDWEAMKHGESEIGWMHRTADASSVETAPTPVQALAEGILRMNEGTMTLEQINLMLQFIPFDLTYVDENDRVLFYNRGEDRVFPRSAGVIGREVRFCHPPKSVGTVLEILDAFRAGNKDEAEFWIRFKGRMVHIRYFAIRDAVGTYRGVIEVSQDITDIQKLEGEKRLLDWD, encoded by the coding sequence ATGAAACTCATTGAACCCGCAATCCCCGAATACGGACTGGCATTACCGGAAGAACATCCGGTGCGAATCTACCTCGAGGAAAACGCTCACCTGGGTCGACTGCTCGACGAGTTGGAACCTGTGGATCCGCTCTCCGACTACCAGTTGGTCTACAATCTTTTCAATCAGGTCGCTTGCGTCGACATCCGTTACACGCGCAAGGAGAACCAGCTCTTTCCCTACCTGGAAAAACGCGGCTGGTATGGCCCCAGCCAGGGCATGTGGTCCTTTCAGGATGAAAACCGCAAACTGATCAAACAGGTGCGCCGTCGTCTCGAAAGTGGCAAGCTCGACCACTTGCACGCTGAGATTCGCACCATGATCGCAGAGCTGCGCCGCATGAGGGAGATCGAAGAGAGTCGGCTATTTCCGCTCGCCTTGGAAATCCTGCTTCCCGAGGACTGGGAAGCAATGAAGCATGGCGAGTCCGAAATTGGCTGGATGCACCGGACTGCTGATGCTTCCTCTGTTGAAACCGCGCCGACACCCGTGCAGGCCCTTGCTGAAGGCATTTTGCGCATGAACGAGGGAACGATGACGCTTGAGCAGATCAACCTGATGCTGCAGTTCATTCCTTTTGATCTCACCTATGTCGATGAGAATGACCGTGTGCTCTTCTACAACCGCGGAGAGGACCGCGTCTTCCCACGCAGTGCAGGTGTGATCGGTCGTGAGGTCCGGTTTTGTCACCCTCCCAAAAGTGTTGGCACAGTGCTGGAAATTCTCGATGCGTTTCGCGCGGGCAACAAGGATGAGGCTGAATTCTGGATCCGTTTCAAGGGTCGCATGGTTCACATTCGCTACTTTGCCATTCGCGACGCAGTTGGAACATACCGTGGTGTCATCGAAGTTTCGCAGGATATCACGGATATTCAAAAGCTTGAGGGTGAAAAACGCTTGTTGGATTGGGACTGA
- a CDS encoding MOSC domain-containing protein, whose product MSSHLQSSPVPSQVAPQIHSVQVGRIQPFTRKGTSSAIAKHQIEGRVRVQMLGLSGDEQADKKVHGGPDKAIHAYPLEHYAFWNADLLKDHVLLQKPGAFGENLTTRGLTEQNICIGDRWSIGTVLLEVSQGRQPCWKLDDRFSVKGLCRRVQDTRLTGWYFRVIEPGVLQAGEEITLQARPYPEWSIKRVMDLLWGRKADPELLKSASELPLPSSWTHRFAERARDSSSVSNESARLDGPGTAA is encoded by the coding sequence ATGAGTTCGCATCTCCAGTCTTCACCTGTCCCTTCTCAAGTGGCCCCACAGATTCACTCCGTTCAGGTTGGGCGCATTCAGCCATTCACTCGCAAGGGCACGAGCAGTGCGATTGCAAAGCACCAGATCGAAGGTCGTGTTCGCGTGCAAATGCTCGGCCTCTCAGGTGACGAACAAGCGGACAAGAAGGTCCACGGTGGACCCGACAAGGCCATACACGCGTACCCTCTGGAGCACTATGCGTTCTGGAACGCAGATCTGCTGAAAGATCACGTCCTGCTGCAGAAACCCGGTGCTTTTGGAGAAAATCTGACGACGCGCGGCCTGACCGAACAGAACATTTGCATCGGCGACCGCTGGAGCATTGGAACCGTGCTACTCGAAGTTTCCCAGGGACGCCAACCGTGCTGGAAACTGGATGATCGTTTCTCAGTCAAAGGCCTGTGTCGGCGCGTTCAGGACACCCGCCTGACCGGCTGGTATTTTCGCGTAATCGAACCCGGCGTTCTGCAGGCTGGTGAGGAGATAACACTGCAAGCTCGCCCCTACCCCGAATGGAGCATTAAACGCGTGATGGATCTGCTCTGGGGTCGCAAGGCAGATCCCGAACTGCTCAAAAGCGCCAGCGAACTTCCACTGCCTTCGAGCTGGACGCATCGCTTCGCGGAGCGCGCACGCGATAGTAGTTCTGTGAGCAATGAGAGTGCTCGCCTCGACGGCCCCGGTACTGCGGCGTGA
- a CDS encoding TonB-dependent receptor, whose amino-acid sequence MPTQLQTHFTRFATPLLLAGLLSGSVQAQSEDSILDLQPYVVRSDTGQPVLEISERDLQQRQATDLEDALSLDPSIMVGGSTGVAQKIYVRNLGEAMINVSVDGASQAGALFHHTGRIAVEPDLLRQIDVQPGIGSVSEGPGALGGSIRFQTKDPSDLLRPGQRWGSLLKYGYFGNTSGDKISLSAYGQLNKPWSVLASHVRSDYGNIEDGKGNELVGSGTEQVATLLKLAGSFDNGHSIRLSFENLEEEGEKLRRPEWAPGPGNPLFPMESERQTYTANYRYESPNVDWLGLGLMLSHTEADILQIGPWGPYTGQIEGQQLKLSNTQSIGRAELQYGWDYRRDEVTAGSTDSPHAYSETGKVNGLFVEAELPLFDSLTAYAGARYDRYELEDSMDQHFNHDGFSPSLALVYDLTDSLVLRLSGASAYRGPDINDAFKIDFVSNDPDMEAEKARNYEASLLYRTGGFSAELGAFQHTIDDVITNTLPWSSVYTNAGKLETDGIYARVSYAGSNYNLSLLYNHADTELNDQVATRYQYGSVVSSIGDTWVLDASWQVTDAIALGWNSRLVQEIDGISIPEDIAGIPNARIRKPGYDIHDFYLSWVPSFEERITIVLTVKNVFDTHYISHGSIENMTAIPGFEAVIGAAEPGRDIRLSASFQF is encoded by the coding sequence ATGCCTACACAACTGCAAACTCACTTCACACGCTTCGCCACTCCTCTGCTGCTCGCAGGTCTGCTTTCCGGGTCAGTTCAGGCCCAATCCGAGGATTCGATTCTGGACCTGCAACCCTATGTGGTGCGCTCCGACACCGGACAACCCGTGCTCGAAATCTCGGAGCGCGACTTGCAACAGCGCCAGGCCACCGACCTTGAAGATGCACTCTCACTCGATCCGAGCATCATGGTTGGAGGATCGACCGGAGTCGCCCAGAAAATTTATGTGCGAAATCTGGGCGAAGCCATGATCAATGTCAGTGTGGATGGAGCATCTCAGGCTGGCGCGCTCTTTCACCACACGGGTCGCATTGCGGTCGAACCCGACTTGCTCCGGCAAATTGACGTGCAACCCGGCATCGGAAGTGTTTCAGAAGGCCCCGGAGCTTTGGGCGGTTCCATCCGTTTCCAAACCAAAGATCCCTCTGATCTGCTGCGTCCAGGACAACGCTGGGGTTCCCTGCTCAAATACGGTTATTTTGGAAACACGTCCGGAGATAAAATCAGTCTCAGCGCCTATGGTCAGTTGAACAAACCATGGAGCGTGCTCGCGAGTCACGTACGTTCCGATTATGGCAACATTGAAGATGGAAAGGGCAATGAACTCGTGGGTTCAGGTACAGAGCAAGTTGCCACACTGCTCAAACTGGCAGGTTCGTTCGACAACGGACATTCCATCCGGCTGAGTTTTGAGAATCTTGAAGAAGAAGGCGAAAAACTGCGGCGTCCGGAATGGGCACCCGGTCCGGGAAATCCATTGTTTCCGATGGAATCCGAGCGCCAAACCTACACTGCCAACTACCGTTACGAATCGCCAAATGTGGACTGGCTGGGTCTCGGACTCATGCTCAGTCACACCGAAGCTGACATTTTACAAATCGGCCCATGGGGACCCTACACCGGTCAGATCGAAGGACAGCAGCTCAAGCTCTCCAACACCCAGTCCATCGGTCGCGCAGAACTGCAATATGGATGGGACTATCGCCGCGATGAGGTCACCGCCGGCAGCACCGACTCCCCACACGCCTATTCTGAAACGGGCAAGGTAAACGGCTTGTTTGTCGAGGCAGAGTTACCCCTGTTCGATTCTCTCACCGCCTACGCGGGAGCGCGCTACGACCGCTACGAACTTGAGGACAGCATGGATCAACACTTCAACCACGACGGTTTCAGCCCGAGTCTCGCACTGGTCTATGACCTCACCGACTCACTGGTTCTGCGTCTGAGCGGGGCAAGTGCCTATCGCGGACCCGACATCAACGATGCATTCAAGATTGATTTTGTCAGCAACGACCCAGACATGGAGGCTGAAAAAGCACGCAATTATGAAGCCAGTCTGCTCTACCGAACCGGAGGGTTTTCAGCGGAGCTGGGTGCCTTTCAGCACACCATTGACGATGTCATCACCAATACCCTGCCATGGTCCAGCGTTTATACAAACGCAGGGAAACTCGAAACCGATGGGATCTACGCACGTGTGAGTTATGCCGGCTCCAACTACAATCTCAGCCTGCTCTACAATCACGCGGATACAGAATTGAACGATCAGGTCGCCACCCGATACCAGTATGGATCAGTGGTCTCTTCCATTGGAGATACCTGGGTGCTGGATGCCTCCTGGCAGGTCACTGACGCGATCGCGCTGGGTTGGAATTCCCGCCTCGTGCAGGAAATTGACGGCATTTCGATCCCCGAAGACATCGCCGGGATTCCCAACGCACGCATTCGCAAGCCCGGCTACGATATTCATGATTTCTACCTGAGCTGGGTACCCTCCTTCGAAGAACGCATCACCATCGTTCTCACCGTCAAGAACGTGTTCGACACCCATTATATCAGCCATGGAAGCATCGAAAACATGACGGCAATTCCCGGATTTGAGGCTGTGATTGGTGCAGCGGAACCCGGTCGTGACATTCGTCTGTCCGCTTCCTTCCAGTTCTAG
- a CDS encoding PepSY-associated TM helix domain-containing protein, which yields MRKILLWIHLISGVSCGLFIAMMCATGIAIAFKQDILNWIDRPVTHLSESSQTGERHSADAVLAWLAQYHADLEFEYLEIPADPLRAYTVYDSHYDPSYINPYALELIEAPSHTAHHLLHTLETWHRFAGLQGEHWFVGRLINGTANLMFVVLCLTGLVLWFPRRWRWRLLRQNLQLNSKARRAARRRNQHQVFGFWSFPVLLLLAATGVVISFEWAHKLVFVLAGETPSQHRTFRMLMLEPPEVDAEITQHAERPLFQTTLQSVAAQFPDWTAVEFQLPPAGERTNPKEPLTLYIHRPSGFVTKGLVFAHAHPVTGELMQVTQWHERSRGIRARVWVRFLHTGEAFGFLGKLVASLACTAGLILVYTGFALALQRWKRSRAP from the coding sequence ATGAGAAAAATTCTGCTTTGGATTCACCTGATTTCGGGCGTCAGCTGCGGACTCTTCATTGCCATGATGTGCGCCACTGGCATCGCCATCGCCTTCAAGCAGGACATTCTGAACTGGATCGACCGTCCAGTGACTCATCTTTCCGAAAGCTCCCAAACTGGCGAACGCCACAGTGCTGACGCCGTGCTCGCCTGGCTGGCGCAATACCATGCTGACCTGGAATTCGAATACCTGGAAATTCCGGCTGACCCACTGCGCGCCTACACGGTGTATGATTCGCACTACGACCCTTCTTACATCAACCCGTATGCGCTCGAGCTGATCGAAGCGCCCTCTCACACCGCGCACCACCTGTTGCACACTCTCGAGACATGGCACCGCTTTGCAGGCCTTCAGGGCGAACACTGGTTCGTGGGTCGACTCATCAATGGCACTGCCAATCTGATGTTTGTGGTTCTCTGTCTCACGGGTTTGGTGCTCTGGTTCCCTCGTCGCTGGCGGTGGCGTCTCTTGCGGCAGAATCTGCAGCTCAACTCCAAGGCACGACGCGCGGCGCGCCGACGCAACCAGCATCAGGTCTTTGGTTTCTGGAGTTTTCCCGTGCTGCTGTTGCTCGCCGCCACGGGTGTTGTAATCTCCTTCGAGTGGGCACACAAACTGGTGTTCGTGCTGGCCGGTGAAACCCCATCACAGCACCGCACCTTCCGCATGCTCATGCTCGAACCGCCTGAAGTGGATGCAGAAATAACCCAACACGCTGAACGTCCGCTCTTCCAAACAACACTTCAGTCCGTTGCAGCACAATTTCCCGACTGGACGGCGGTCGAGTTTCAGTTGCCACCTGCTGGGGAGCGAACAAATCCCAAAGAACCACTCACGCTCTACATTCACCGACCGTCCGGGTTTGTGACGAAGGGTCTCGTTTTTGCTCATGCACACCCAGTAACCGGCGAGCTGATGCAGGTCACGCAATGGCACGAGCGCAGTCGCGGCATTCGGGCGCGAGTATGGGTGCGCTTCCTGCACACTGGCGAAGCGTTTGGATTTTTGGGGAAACTCGTTGCATCCCTCGCCTGCACAGCGGGTCTGATACTGGTTTACACCGGATTCGCACTCGCGCTTCAGCGATGGAAGCGTTCCCGTGCACCGT